A single region of the Gammaproteobacteria bacterium genome encodes:
- a CDS encoding DsbE family thiol:disulfide interchange protein — protein sequence MKKFLIPIAGFVALGGLFVYALYLMQTGGYNPRDIPSPLIGKPLPAFTLPVLHEPTRTVTPESLHGRAYLLNVWASWCVACRQEHPVLNELAHKKTVLIVGLNYKDQRSDALDWLDNFGNPYDLSLVDATGRTGIELGVYGVPETFVIDKNGIIRYKHIGPVTPESLAQVLLPKLAALNE from the coding sequence GTGAAAAAATTTTTGATTCCGATTGCCGGCTTCGTCGCGCTCGGCGGCCTATTCGTCTACGCGCTGTACCTCATGCAAACCGGCGGCTACAACCCGCGCGATATTCCATCGCCGCTGATCGGCAAGCCATTGCCCGCCTTTACGCTGCCGGTGCTGCATGAACCGACACGCACAGTAACGCCGGAATCGCTACACGGCCGTGCCTATCTGTTGAATGTTTGGGCATCGTGGTGTGTCGCTTGCCGCCAGGAACATCCGGTCTTGAACGAGCTGGCGCATAAGAAGACGGTGCTAATCGTTGGCCTTAATTACAAAGATCAGCGCAGCGATGCGCTCGACTGGCTCGACAACTTCGGCAATCCGTACGATCTAAGCCTGGTCGACGCGACTGGAAGAACGGGAATTGAATTGGGTGTCTACGGGGTGCCGGAGACATTCGTCATCGATAAGAACGGAATCATTCGCTACAAGCACATCGGGCCGGTAACTCCCGAGTCGCTGGCGCAGGTGTTGCTGCCGAAGTTGGCGGCGCTCAACGAATAG
- the fnr gene encoding fumarate/nitrate reduction transcriptional regulator Fnr, with the protein MGSAAAFRAIDKNLPIPINHRAASKNIERCPILCSSCNLRHLCLPCGMTDADAEFLGDLHFTRRHLKRGDTLYRAGASFDSLYAVRSGFFKSYAITEDGREQVTGFQMTGEIIGLDGIENDKHSLTIKALDDAVVCVIQFTQLEEMASRLPALQRQIHRLMSREIVRDQSMMMLLGAMPAEGRVTAFLLGLSQRFAARGYAASEFILRMTREEIGSYLGLKLETVSRVFSRLQQSGLIDVQQKHVHLRDMTGLQAILGGSA; encoded by the coding sequence ATGGGATCCGCTGCTGCTTTCCGTGCTATCGATAAAAATTTGCCCATACCCATCAACCACCGCGCCGCATCGAAAAACATTGAGCGTTGCCCGATCTTGTGTTCGAGCTGCAATCTGCGCCACCTCTGTCTGCCGTGCGGCATGACCGACGCCGACGCTGAATTTCTCGGCGACTTACACTTCACTCGCCGCCATCTGAAACGCGGCGACACGCTCTACCGCGCCGGGGCGAGCTTCGACTCGCTCTACGCGGTTCGCAGCGGTTTTTTTAAGAGCTACGCGATCACGGAAGACGGTCGCGAACAAGTGACGGGTTTCCAGATGACCGGCGAAATCATCGGCCTTGATGGCATCGAGAACGACAAGCACAGCCTAACGATCAAGGCGCTCGACGACGCCGTCGTCTGCGTCATTCAATTCACCCAGCTGGAAGAAATGGCAAGCCGGCTACCCGCCTTGCAGCGCCAAATCCATCGCCTGATGAGCCGCGAAATCGTGCGCGATCAGAGCATGATGATGCTGCTCGGCGCGATGCCGGCCGAGGGACGCGTAACCGCCTTCCTGCTCGGCCTGTCGCAACGCTTCGCCGCGCGCGGCTATGCCGCCTCCGAGTTCATTCTGCGCATGACGCGCGAGGAAATCGGCAGCTATCTCGGGCTGAAACTCGAAACCGTGAGCCGGGTATTCTCGCGGCTGCAGCAATCCGGCCTGATCGACGTCCAACAAAAACACGTGCACCTGCGGGACATGACGGGCCTTCAGGCGATCCTGGGAGGATCCGCGTAA
- a CDS encoding radical SAM protein: MNETPPGSIGCGIVGYTIGNNRYLNVTNRCTLRCRFRPTLNGCWTTHGDTLRLQREPTVDEIVVAAGDAERYEQIVFCGFGEPTLRLYDVLEASRQLRRHGAVIRIDTDGLANLVHERDITPDLEGIVDALSVSLNAHNAEVYARHCRPIHPHSYEAMLDFVARAREFVPDITLTAIDGLPEVDIAACRDIAYRLGLRFRRRVLDGVG, encoded by the coding sequence ATGAACGAAACACCGCCGGGATCCATCGGCTGCGGCATCGTCGGCTATACCATCGGTAACAACCGTTATCTCAATGTGACCAACCGCTGCACGCTGCGTTGCCGCTTCCGTCCCACGTTAAATGGTTGCTGGACGACGCACGGCGACACGCTGCGTCTGCAACGAGAACCGACGGTCGATGAAATCGTCGTCGCCGCCGGCGATGCCGAGCGCTACGAGCAAATCGTGTTTTGCGGTTTCGGCGAGCCGACGTTGCGGCTATACGATGTGCTCGAGGCGTCGCGGCAGTTGCGCCGACACGGCGCCGTCATCCGCATCGATACCGACGGCTTGGCCAATCTCGTCCATGAGCGCGACATCACGCCCGATCTGGAGGGCATTGTCGATGCGTTGTCGGTGTCGCTCAACGCGCACAACGCGGAAGTCTACGCACGCCACTGCCGGCCGATCCACCCGCACAGTTACGAAGCGATGCTCGACTTCGTGGCGCGGGCGCGCGAGTTCGTGCCCGATATTACCCTGACCGCGATCGATGGTCTGCCGGAGGTGGACATCGCCGCCTGCCGCGACATCGCCTACCGGCTCGGCCTGCGGTTCCGCCGGCGCGTGCTCGATGGGGTCGGCTAA
- a CDS encoding sensor domain-containing diguanylate cyclase has product MCAQRHPLSAVGLSLPPELLANALTVIANPVFIADRRGYIVWVNDAFCRISGYSPDEIIGKSPRILKSGKQDAAFYRQLWETILAGNTWHGEVAQRRKDGSLFTVEEAISPLRDDTGAITHYVAIHHDVTRRKNEVERERYLAYHDTLTDLPNRAMFFDVLKQALAKSGRTANSLALLYVDVDNFKSINDTLGHHSGDRLLRAVADRLRAAVRKHDTVARLGGDEFAVLQTDLDHPEIADALAAKVLDTISQPFMIDGHTVHVSVSIGIAIHPGDGDSPPDLLGNADRAMYQAKNHGRNNYRRHCPMTPRLLVSVQECHTKNTVEPTSSRQDRARRFPRAASRRRCTNDHRLDGENDA; this is encoded by the coding sequence ATGTGCGCACAAAGGCACCCTCTTTCCGCCGTCGGACTATCGCTGCCGCCGGAGTTGTTGGCGAACGCGCTGACGGTGATCGCTAACCCAGTCTTCATTGCCGATCGGCGAGGCTACATCGTTTGGGTCAACGACGCCTTCTGCCGAATCAGCGGTTACTCGCCCGACGAAATCATCGGCAAGAGTCCCCGGATTTTAAAATCCGGGAAACAAGACGCCGCGTTTTATCGGCAACTATGGGAAACCATTCTCGCCGGCAACACCTGGCACGGCGAAGTCGCACAACGCCGCAAAGACGGCAGTCTGTTCACCGTGGAAGAAGCGATCTCCCCCCTGCGCGACGACACCGGCGCCATCACCCACTATGTCGCGATTCACCATGATGTCACGCGACGCAAGAATGAGGTCGAGCGCGAGCGCTACCTTGCCTACCATGACACGCTGACCGATCTGCCGAATCGCGCGATGTTTTTCGACGTGCTGAAGCAGGCGCTCGCAAAGTCCGGGCGCACGGCAAATTCGTTGGCGTTACTCTATGTGGACGTTGATAACTTCAAGTCGATCAACGATACCTTGGGGCACCACAGCGGCGACCGCCTGTTGCGCGCCGTCGCCGACCGATTGCGCGCGGCGGTCCGCAAGCACGACACCGTCGCCCGACTCGGTGGCGATGAATTCGCCGTCCTTCAGACCGATCTCGACCATCCGGAGATCGCCGACGCGCTTGCCGCCAAGGTGTTAGACACCATTTCGCAACCGTTCATGATCGACGGGCACACGGTGCACGTGTCCGTGAGCATCGGCATCGCTATACACCCGGGTGATGGCGATAGTCCACCGGATCTGCTCGGCAACGCGGATCGGGCGATGTATCAGGCGAAAAACCACGGACGAAATAACTATCGGCGACATTGCCCGATGACACCACGATTGTTGGTTTCGGTTCAGGAATGCCATACCAAGAATACCGTCGAACCGACGTCGTCAAGGCAAGATCGCGCCCGCCGTTTTCCACGAGCGGCATCACGCAGAAGGTGCACGAACGACCATCGATTGGATGGGGAGAACGATGCATGA
- a CDS encoding response regulator transcription factor yields the protein MEMPVASKNVFIVEDSVAVRARLVELVRAIDGATVVGEAGTPVDAVIGIMKTRPDFVVLDFQLEGGTGADVLRMIRPQMPKVVVMVLTNYPLAQIRRACIEAGADTFFDKTSEFGKIKDVIAGTAPG from the coding sequence ATGGAAATGCCGGTCGCCTCGAAGAACGTTTTTATTGTCGAAGATTCCGTCGCGGTGCGCGCGCGGTTGGTCGAGTTAGTGCGCGCCATTGATGGTGCGACCGTCGTCGGCGAAGCCGGAACGCCGGTCGATGCGGTGATCGGAATCATGAAGACCCGTCCCGATTTTGTCGTTCTCGATTTTCAGCTCGAGGGCGGCACCGGTGCCGACGTGCTGCGGATGATTCGCCCGCAGATGCCGAAAGTTGTCGTTATGGTGCTGACTAATTATCCGCTGGCACAGATCCGTCGCGCCTGCATCGAGGCCGGTGCGGACACGTTTTTCGATAAAACGAGCGAGTTTGGAAAGATCAAGGACGTCATCGCGGGCACCGCGCCCGGGTAA
- the ccmA gene encoding cytochrome c biogenesis heme-transporting ATPase CcmA: protein MAHRLDIVDLSCTRGDRPLFSGLGQSVAAGELLHVVGSNGSGKTTLLRTLCGLSQPAAGEVRWRGTSTRALSDTYRQDLTYLGHLDAVQGELTPPENLHALARMAGGSGKIDEALERLGLTAHRSFPAKILSQGQKRRLALARLLVLQKPLWILDEPFTALDARSCRLMTELLAEHLASQGIIVLSSHQDFDMPGAVIKRIDLDQLRHARNRPSA, encoded by the coding sequence TTGGCGCATCGTCTCGATATCGTTGATCTCAGCTGCACACGCGGCGATCGGCCGCTTTTTAGTGGGCTAGGTCAGAGCGTTGCTGCGGGTGAGTTGTTGCATGTGGTAGGTAGCAACGGCAGTGGTAAGACGACGCTACTGCGAACCCTTTGCGGGCTATCGCAGCCAGCGGCGGGGGAAGTCCGTTGGCGCGGTACATCGACGCGAGCGTTAAGCGACACCTATCGGCAGGATCTAACCTATCTCGGCCATCTGGACGCGGTTCAAGGCGAGCTCACGCCGCCGGAGAATCTGCATGCGTTAGCGCGGATGGCGGGCGGCAGCGGCAAAATCGACGAAGCGCTGGAACGCCTGGGATTGACGGCGCACCGCTCCTTCCCGGCAAAGATCCTGTCACAAGGCCAAAAGCGGCGACTGGCGTTGGCGCGGCTCTTAGTGCTCCAAAAACCCTTGTGGATTTTAGACGAACCGTTTACAGCGCTCGATGCCCGCTCCTGCCGTCTCATGACTGAGCTCCTAGCGGAACATCTCGCGAGCCAAGGGATCATCGTCCTGTCGTCGCACCAAGACTTCGATATGCCCGGCGCTGTGATCAAACGCATTGATCTCGACCAGCTGCGGCACGCTCGGAATCGACCGTCAGCGTGA
- a CDS encoding heme ABC transporter permease, with protein sequence MFQSIHNYASPKTFYPLAGRLLPWFATATVLLLAIGLYQGLFVAPPDYQQGNSVRIMFIHVPAAWMSMFVYVVMAVAGATGLIWNVKLAEVLARSCAPIGASFTLLALATGSLWGRPMWGTWWAWDARITSELILLFLYMGFMALQASIDDPKRAARAAAILALVGVVNIPIIHFSVEWWNTLHQPASVARMGKPTIHLSLLIPLLLMAAAFKTYFVTVLLMRMRNEILLRERHTSWVTDVIESKA encoded by the coding sequence ATGTTTCAATCGATACACAACTACGCGTCACCTAAAACGTTCTATCCCCTCGCCGGCCGCTTGCTTCCGTGGTTTGCCACGGCGACGGTTTTATTGCTCGCCATCGGGCTCTACCAAGGACTATTCGTTGCGCCGCCGGATTACCAACAAGGCAACAGCGTACGTATCATGTTCATTCACGTGCCCGCCGCCTGGATGTCCATGTTCGTCTACGTGGTCATGGCGGTCGCCGGCGCCACCGGACTCATCTGGAACGTAAAGCTCGCCGAAGTGCTGGCGCGCTCGTGCGCACCGATTGGCGCATCGTTCACCCTGCTAGCGCTTGCCACCGGCTCGCTCTGGGGCCGACCGATGTGGGGCACCTGGTGGGCGTGGGACGCGCGCATTACCTCCGAATTGATTCTGCTGTTCCTCTACATGGGGTTCATGGCGCTGCAGGCATCGATCGACGACCCTAAGCGCGCCGCCCGCGCGGCGGCGATTCTGGCGCTGGTCGGCGTCGTCAATATCCCGATCATTCACTTCTCGGTCGAATGGTGGAACACGCTGCACCAACCGGCATCGGTCGCGCGCATGGGCAAACCGACGATCCATCTAAGCTTGTTAATTCCTCTGCTGTTGATGGCGGCTGCTTTCAAAACTTACTTCGTTACCGTGCTGCTCATGCGTATGCGCAACGAAATTCTGCTGCGCGAACGGCACACCTCGTGGGTCACAGACGTCATCGAGAGCAAGGCATGA
- the ccmE gene encoding cytochrome c maturation protein CcmE: protein MKPRHKRLAVIVVGVVGLTVASLFVLNAFRSNLVYFYSPSETLAGKAPINRAFRLGGMVEKGSVQRSSDGLTVDFVVTDLKQKLPVHYQGVLPDLFREGQGVVTQGRLVNGRFMADQVLAKHDEKYMPPEAAKALAGGSYVPGKEPSK from the coding sequence ATGAAGCCGCGCCATAAACGATTGGCGGTCATTGTCGTCGGCGTCGTTGGCCTGACGGTGGCGTCGCTGTTCGTGCTGAACGCATTCCGCAGTAACTTGGTTTACTTTTATTCGCCAAGCGAGACGCTGGCCGGTAAGGCGCCGATCAATCGCGCGTTCCGCCTTGGCGGTATGGTGGAAAAAGGCAGCGTACAGCGCTCCAGCGACGGCCTGACGGTCGATTTCGTCGTCACTGACTTAAAACAAAAACTGCCGGTGCACTACCAAGGCGTGTTACCCGATTTATTCCGCGAAGGCCAGGGCGTGGTCACGCAAGGCCGGCTCGTTAACGGCCGCTTCATGGCCGATCAGGTCCTCGCCAAGCACGACGAAAAGTACATGCCGCCCGAAGCCGCTAAAGCGCTTGCCGGCGGATCTTATGTTCCGGGCAAGGAACCCTCGAAGTGA
- the ccmB gene encoding heme exporter protein CcmB, whose translation MSGLVSATLSIVRRDLTVALRRAQDALTPVIFFAIVVSLFPLGVGPEPATLATIAPGVLWVAALLSTMLSLPRMFSNDYADGTLEQLLLAPHPLSVLVLAKVLAHWLLTGLPLVLLSPLLALQLQLPADAIGTLTLSLLLGTPVLSLLGATGVALTLGLRGGGVLVSLLVLPLYTPVLIFGAGSVAAAATGLDTEAYLSLLGAFLVLALSFAPWATAAALRTSLD comes from the coding sequence GTGAGCGGGCTCGTCAGCGCCACCCTTAGCATCGTTCGCCGCGATCTCACGGTCGCACTGCGACGCGCGCAAGACGCGCTAACGCCGGTCATCTTCTTCGCGATCGTCGTCAGCCTATTTCCGCTCGGCGTCGGTCCGGAGCCGGCAACGTTGGCGACCATAGCGCCGGGGGTGTTGTGGGTCGCGGCGCTGCTGTCGACGATGCTGTCGTTGCCGCGGATGTTCAGCAACGACTATGCCGATGGCACGCTCGAGCAACTGTTGCTGGCACCGCATCCCCTATCCGTACTGGTGTTGGCCAAGGTGCTGGCGCATTGGCTACTGACCGGCCTGCCGCTGGTGCTGTTGTCGCCGCTACTAGCGCTACAACTGCAGCTACCCGCCGACGCAATCGGCACGCTGACGCTGTCGCTACTCCTCGGCACGCCGGTGCTGAGCCTGCTCGGCGCCACCGGCGTAGCGCTTACGCTCGGGCTGCGCGGCGGTGGCGTGTTGGTTTCGCTGCTGGTATTGCCACTGTATACTCCGGTGCTGATTTTTGGCGCCGGCAGTGTCGCGGCGGCCGCCACCGGATTAGATACGGAAGCTTATCTCTCCCTGTTGGGCGCATTCCTGGTGCTGGCCTTGAGCTTTGCGCCTTGGGCCACTGCGGCGGCACTACGCACGTCGTTGGATTAA
- the ccmD gene encoding heme exporter protein CcmD, whose amino-acid sequence MNWSDFFAMGGYALYVWGAYGLAVIILSVNVLLPLRRRKTVRRQLADYYQLQDESR is encoded by the coding sequence ATGAACTGGTCCGACTTCTTCGCCATGGGCGGTTATGCACTCTATGTCTGGGGTGCGTATGGCTTGGCGGTAATTATCTTGAGCGTAAATGTGCTGTTGCCGTTACGCCGCCGCAAAACCGTACGCCGCCAGCTTGCCGACTACTACCAGCTACAAGACGAATCGCGATGA